The DNA region CCTCAGCCAGCGCCTCAGAGAGCggcccgaggccgccagATGCTACTAGAAGACGCGGGTCCCGGACCATGATCTCGGCAAGAGTCTCGATGCAGATGGGCCGCAGCCTATCGATATTCTGATCTGCGGGCTGGATTCCAGGGCGACGCTCCTCACCTTGCTCGGCAACGGCCACGATTGTCCGAACAACAGCCCGTGAGATCTCCTTGACACCGTTCTTAACGTCGAGGAAGGTTCGCACGAACTTGAGAGCCTGCTCTCGTTCAACGTCGGCTTTGCGATAATTGTTCAACGACCTGGACGGCTCAGCAACGAATTCAGAATGGGGCTCGTTTGGAGGGGGCGCTTACCGTATGACCAGGAAATCAGTATTGAGGCTGCGGATTTTCTTGAGTGAGGCTATGTCTGATATGGCGTATCTCGTGGCTCGGTAGCCTGCTGCGACGACCTCCCGACTCTCGCTCAGGAGCATCATCTGCATGCGCAGGCCAAAAATGGACCAGACAAGGTCGTACTTGATAGTTGGATGTCTCCTGAAGAGATCCGCGAGCTGGTTCGCACGGCTCACGTAGTATTCGGGTGTCATGCCCTCCACCTCGAGTGCTTGAAGAAGCTCGGCTAAGAGGAAGCTTGGActctcgagcagctcgtctACATCGGAGCCGGCAGCTGACCTCGAGATACTCGGCGGTGACCGCAGCGCGGCAGTGGGATGAGATGCGCTCTCCTGTGTACGGTTTCTGGTCGGCGTGGTGGGCATCGGGGGCAGAGCCTTCGTGCGCTGCGCGTCGGATATCTTTTGTCGTAGCTCCTTGATGCGCAGGTTGCTCGCACTCaactcggcctcgactcTCTGGCGCTGCTCCTTGGTCTGCTTCGCTTTCTTAAtgttgagcgcctcgagcatGTTTTCGCTCCCCTCCTTGATCTTCATCTCGCGATTCAAGCGATCTTTGAGGGATGCCAgagcctgctcggcggccgagatggccgcgtcctcgtcaacCTTGTCCATGACGCTGCCTGGGTACACGGAGCCGGCGACATCGACGCGACTGCCCGCGCGCGTGGACATCATCTGACTCCGCAGCTCGGAGCTGAAGCTACCAGGGCCGGCGTTGGGGTTCAGGCTGCTGCCACGCGGCGCAAAGGACACTGAGGAAGCGGAGAAGTTGCGcgcggggccgccgttgggGAGCTGCAAGCCAGAGCCGTCGCGGTCCAGGCTCGGCCGTCCAGGCTGTGTAGAAGGGCCATGATGCTGATGCGGCGCCTCCCGGGAAGGTTGAGGCGGCATGGCGATGCTCGTCTGGCCTGCGGCCAGCGAGGTAGCAGCCCGCGAGCAAGAGGAAATGTGCCCGCCGGCTGGGACTGTGCCCCCGGTCGGACTTGTAGCATTCGTCGAGCGGCTCTCTAGATGCTTCTTATCGGAACGTTCGGTGTGTTATGGATTCCATCCGTCGGCGAGGAGTTTGCGCGGGTCTCGTCGAGTCGTTAGATGGTCGTGGCGGTCGGAGCTGACGCCGCTCTGGAGGGAGGGGATCGATGGTGGAGGAATGGACGTCACGTCACGAGCGAGGATCGGTGGTGCACAGGTGTGCGCAGCAGTCAGTCAGGCAACGCGGTAGCGGCTGAAGCGAGAAGAAAGACCCATGGTGGCCCGATTGGGCGGTTGCGATGGGAGACGTGTACGAGCGTTGGTGTTGTGGATGGACTGACGTTGGCCTCCAACAATCATCCATGTCCGTCTTCCTTCCATGGGATGGTGCTTGCGGATGGCGGGCTATTCGCATGgcccgcgcgctgctggcgctcgctGGTGGGTGGTGCCTTTGGTGCGGTACTGAGGTGGAGTGGAGACTTCACTAGATGAGGTGGACGGGACCTCGACCTCCAGGCAGTTGCAAGTGCCCCAGGCTGCCTGGCGCGACCTGCCCGTCCATGGCACGGCAGGGGAGCCCACCTGAATGGAGTGCAGTGCCTTCCAGGTTAGCACTAACCAACCTTACCTTATAGGTGCCAGACAGGTGTCAGAGTCCGGCACCCATGGTGGAAGCTCAGGGCAGACACACGGGTGGGGCCGCTCCCTGGGGAGGGGCCTGGCTCAatggctggtggtgatgtgGCCCCCGCCTGGACGAGCCGCATCAAGCCCTGGCCCATCGCGGCGAAGCGGCGAGATAAGCTTGGAATGGAAGCACAGCGACAATGGTGAGTGACATGGTGGTGAGCGAGGGGCCTCTCCGGTGGCCGTTGGGCCAACCTACATGAAGCCTGCGTGGGAAGCAAGATGACTTTTGtccaaccaccacccagTGGCGGGAAGCAGGAGCCTCCTCGTATCGTGCGGTCAGGTGTCAGCTTCTACTACGGGTCTCGACCGACCGCGAACAACGAACGGCTGCTCACTAACTTATAGGGACGCCTGGTGTCGGGCGGCAATGCTTTATCAAGTCTCAAGCGCCTTATCTTGGGCCCTCTTCCTAGGCGATCAATGCCAAGTGATGGCAGCCAGTCTTGGTCCCGAGTGAACGGAGATGGTATGTAGATCCGCTGGGTGGGCTAGCCCGGCCCTTTCTAGTGCGATGCAACTCTACATTATCAGGGCAAGCCCTTCAAGTACCGGGCAGATATTGTACATGTTGTCAGGTGTTACCACGTGACGGGAGGGACTCATGCCTCGAGATCTgtcatggctggctggcctcaCCCAGGTCGCAGTGGCGGGCATGAacagtatacttcgtatgtaTGTGTGATGACTGTCAGAGCTCCAAAGCTACAGAGGAGAGGGGGAAGAGGCTGGATGACACAGAAGAGAAAAGTGCAGAGTTCATAGTGGGATCGAGAAGAGAAAAGACAATGCGCATCACTCAACAGCGTCTCCAAAACCAGCGGCCGGCCCTCCGCAAAGACACGTGGAGGTCGAACCGCGCAGATGGCCGGCCAGACGGGGGCGGGATCACGGCGGTCGCccctggcggtggcggggcgcccgcggggctcgggctgcggcgccttTGGCCATGGCATAACTAAAGGGTACCACCCATCGCGGGTCTCCGCCGTCTCGAACGAAGCACGGGTACGACGAAATGATGAGACGATATTTATTTACCCAGAAATGAGCTGGTCTGACATGGAAGCGGGTTCTGCAGTCTGCGCATCGTACGACCTGCCTCGCGTGCTCGTCTCTGAAACCCCTGCAGATATAGCTTCAATTAGAATCGTCGGTCCTTTCTGGTAAGACACTGACTGAGCacggggcagggcaggcacgGTGCTCCACGGTTCGTCGTttgctggggcggcggcgggcgtcgttgTTGACTGGAGCCACTGCGGAGCAGCAATACTAGTACTACTAACGTGCACAACATGAACGATGTCTGAAGTACGTCTTGCTGGGCTGCATGCAAGAGTTCGGATGGAGTCTCCAGCCtgtccaccaccgccgggcATGGAATCGTTTGGCGcgggcccccctccccccgccttGGGCGCCCTCGGTGTCCCGCGTCGCTGGGGTTCGGCGGGCTCCGGGCCAGCCTCCCTCCACCCTGGGATCCCCCCTTCAGGCCGCTgtccgccccgccgccgggctgctcTGCCCAGTGCGGCGCGCCCTCTGTCTGGTGCCAACCTCACCCGCCTGGGCGCATCTGGCCGATGAGGgtcgccggcttcctcgtcgcgggccgcctcgGTCGTCGCGGAGGCCCCAGACGGGCTTTTGCGCTGGCAGCGCAGTGGCTATGTATGTAGTATATTATAAacgcacggccgccgtccgtgACGCCATTTAGTTATAGTGAATCCCGTTTGATCGTGCCCCCAAAAAGTCATCCTGTCCGTCTCTGTGGTGTGGTGGTAGAGTTGTTCGCCAGACGGCTCACCCGCAGTCTTGCATCGCGCGCCGTCTCTTGCATAGACATCACTTCACCCTCTCTTACCAAAACGTCCACATCTCTCACCCTCCTttcctcccctctcccctcaGCATCAAACCTCGCTCAAATCCGCCACCATGCCTTACGTATCCTCTGCACGCTACGGCAAGGACAATGTCCGCGTCCTCAAGGTCACCCGCGACGCCAGCACCGGCATCCAGTACGTCACCGAGATGACCGTCTGCTgcctgctcgagggcgacatcGACTCCTCGTACACGCGCGCCGACAAtagtgtcgtcgtcgccaccgacTCCATCAAGAACACCAccttcatcatggccaagcAGCACCCCGTCACGCCCCCGGAGCTCTTCGCCTCCATCCTTGGCAACCACTTCATCCAAAAGTACAACCACATTCACGCCGCCAATGTTCGCGTCATCACCAAGCGCTGGAATCGCatggacgtcgacggcaagccgCACCCCCACAGCTTCATCAAGGACGCCGGTGAGACCCGCAAcgtcgaggcccgcgccagccgccgcgacggcattGCCATCACcagctccatcgccggcctGTCCGTCCTCAAGAGCACTGGCTCCGCCTTCCACGGCTTCGTCCGCGACGAGTACACCACCCTCCCCGAGACCTGGGACCGCATCCTCGCCACCGATGTTGATGCCCGGTGGAATTGGAAGGTCTTCCccgacctgcgcgccgtcgagcgcagCATCCCCAAGTTCGACCGCGCCTGGGAGGCCGCCCGCAACATCACCCTCAAGCTCTTTGCCGAGGACAACAGCGCCAGCGTCCAGAACACCATGTACAAGATGTGCGAGCagatcctcgaggccgtccccGAGGTTGACAACGTCGCCTATGCTCTGCCCAACAACCACAACTTTGAGCTTGGTAAGTCGTCACCCTTGTTCGGAcatggcgagctggccaagagCTGGTGCTGACTCTGCAAAATTTAGACTTGACCTGGCACAAGGGCCTGAAGAACActggcgaggatgccgaggTCTACGTTCCTCAGTCCAACCCCAACGGCCTCATCAAGTGTGAGGTCTCTCGAGAGTAAGTCTTCTTCAGAATGTTGGCGCAACCCACGTCGAACAAGCGACTAATAATCCTGAGCAGTGGACGGAACCCCAACATTGTTAGAGCCAAGATTTAGAGCTGTCAACATCACATCTGCCACGGGTACATATTTCGCAGTCCTAGACCGCAAAGTCTGTAGTATAGCCTATACAACGTTTATCGCAATACCACTGGGGTTTTAACATGCTTGTGGACCTGGATGCAATTGGGCCGTGTGCCGAGTGTTCAAGCAATACCTAATGCTCTGCCCAGTGTGACCGTAGATGTGCATCATTCAGTGCTCCCTGAGCTTTCCGCAGTAAGACCATAAATCAGCCGAATCGGCCGTCCGCTCTCTCCAAATATGAAGGTATGCTTGTATAGTACAGATAGTACAAGTGTTGTCCCTACGCTTTCGCAACTCATAGTCCCCGCACCAGGCCCTCAAAAACTGCTCAATCATAATCTCTCCGTGTCCTTTTGCCGGAGCACCTGGACGGCCTTGTCCCAACCCTCGCTGCCCACAACCACACCGCCGAACCGTATCAAGTTTTGCTTGTACGGGTGCGCGTCGCCTTCAAAGGCCTTCAGGCGCGCCAGTCTCTTGTCGCGCAACCTGTTTTTGGGCAGCATGCCCCGGACCGCTTTCCGCAGAATCTCGCTCCCGCCTTGCTTCTCCATCAGGGCGTCCATGGTGAGGGACTTGAGGCTGCCCGGCCGTGTCGAATGCCTGTAGTACATCTTCCTCCACTTCTTGTGCCCGGTTacgtgcagcgccgcgcagTTCGTGACGACAACGTAGTCGCCGCAGTCGGTGGATGGGTCGAAGATGGGCTTATTCTTGCCCATCAGGAGAACGGCGATTCGCGACGCCAGCCGGCCCAgggatggcggcgtcacTCCCGGCTGGGTGGTGAGGGTCTGGTGAGGTGCGGATGCAGAGATGGAGTGCCATACCCGGGAGTAGGCCAGCCGTGTCTATCCAGGTCTGTCAGGAAGCTGGCTTCCCAAGAATGAGCGGAGGTCCAGATTTGGCATTGCTTACCAGGCCGACATGTTGAGACATTTTGTATTTTCCTGAGTACCAATTCTGCGGGAATCGGTCAGCTCTCCGGCATAGAGCTGACACAAATGGGCCGCAGCGTCGTGAGTGCTGGTCGAATGGGTTGCCCAGGCACGTCTAGGCAGTGCAGGAGCGAGGCCGTCACGAAAGTTTGAGCGCTGACTCAGCTTCCTAAGTGCCAGGGTCACATGATGTCGCGACTGTGCTGCGCTCCAACATTTGCCGTGGTTGCCCCACTGTGCAGCACGGATTCTACCGCGCCTGGCTTCCGGCGTTGGATTTCAAAGCACTTCAGCGCTCTAGCACCACCACTCAATGTCCCTCCTTAGAGGCGTGCTTCCAAGAGTTGCTTTAGCATCATCTTTTGGACTATTGGCCGGGTATTGTGCATACCGCTACAAGACAGCACCACACGGTCCGCTTGAGGAGGGAAAAGTGATAGGTAAGTCCCCATTGTTAgttgttgccgccgagcTAACCGGCTTGATCCGCGACATCCTTACTTACACAAGAACTCACAGGCAATATGACCGTCAAGAACACCTTCCAGGTTCGAACCCCTCTCCGGGCCGGCGTACTTCTCCCATCTGCTGGAGAACCAGGACGTTGAATGACCCTTCTTGTTGTTTCCTTTTGCTTCCGCTGGGACTGCACGAATTCTGTGGCTGATGAAACACGCTGCGACTAGACTCAGTTTGCCGTGCCGTTGTCGTGTGAGGGCTGTGTCACGGCTGTTTCAGACCAACTCTACAAGCTCGGGGGCATCACCAGGGTTCAAGGCAATCTCCAGGACCAACTAATCTCAGTCGAGGGGTCGGGTACGCCACCTCACCGAGATCCAACGTGCTCGTGAACTGGATGACTGACGCACCGCCACGATCCAGCCGCACCATCGGCGATAGTCGAGGCTGTCCAAGCAACGGGAAGGGACGCGATTCTCCGCGGTTCGGGTGCATCAGACAGTACGTGTGCAAACTGCGTGCCTGAACTCAGACTGCTCCGTGACCCGCCGTCTCGCCAGTGCGTCTGATCTTCATGACCATCGCTGACGCCTCCCACTTACAGGTGCTGCCGTGAGCATCCTTGAAACCTTTGCGGACAGGGTCGAGGGACGCGACAATGATGATCAGGACCGCGATGTAAGGGGACTGGCTCGCATGGTTCAGGTCAGCCCCGAAAGAACGCTGGTGGACTTGACCGTCCGAGGCGTGGCGCCAGGGACGTACCGGGCTTCTATCCGCGCGTACGGCGACCTCAAAGATGGCGCTACGTCGACAGGGCCCGTATGGTCTGGAGAGAACGGGCAAGAGAAAGGCACACTGGGCGTGGTCGAAGTGGGCGCGGACGGCCGGGGAGCTGCATTTGTCGACCACCCCTTCCAAATCTGGGAAGTAATCGGTCATGCCATGGTCCTCACGAAGCAAGACGAAGATAGCTCGAAGCCGCTGCACAACGACGAGAAtaccgtcgtcggcgtgaTTGCGAGAAGCGCCGGTATGTGGGAGAACGACAAGACTGTCTGCTCCTGCACGGGCAAGACTCTTTGGGaggaaaggaaggaagaGCTGAAAAAGGGAATGCTATGATTGGCAAAGTCGATGCGCCTGGCTGTCTATGtcgaagatgatgacgaagccgacgatgTCGATGCTCCGAAAATACCCGGCATTGTACGAACCATACCTCCTGATATGGGCGAGCAGAATTCGAGGTCGTAAGACAGTTGGAGTAGTGATGGCTTTGACATTTGACGATGACGTGTCGCGAGACACGCACGAGCCTCAAAAACAACGGCAAAGGAGATGCGTCAAGGCACGGAACCTTTGGAAGACCCGGCATGGGCTCCAAGTTTGCCGACTGGGCGAGTGGCTCTCAGACGATAACTGAGCAGCGGCAGGACGTCAATACCTATTCACAAAGGAGGTATGCATGGTAGGAGCAACGTGACAAGTGGCCGGACCGAGCTCAGAGTCCGGCAACCTGCCGAAGACATATACAAAGTGGCACCACGAATCGAACCACCGTCGGCAGCACTTTGCGGCGCTTGTTGCGATCTCGTGATGCATTGGGCGCAGATGAGGCGAGGGGACCCTTGATCCGGGGAGATGCGCGTGTTGGCGATACAGCGCCCTATATCATGCTTTATTATTATTCGCGGTCTGCCTCTGGGGGGGTTGGCCAAGTCAAGGTCCGCGATTTGGAGGAGCGAGGCAAGGTTCATCTCGAGGCTCAGACGTTATTTCCTTGGTTGTCTGTGGGTACTACACGCTGGGAAGCGGAAACCGCAGGGGCGGCCCTTGGACATGGAGCCACAAGACAGGCACGCCTGGCGTCGTCACCGTGCGGTTGAGCGAAATCGTGCTGATCGGGACGACCCAAccggagaagaagcaagCGGGAGGCATGAGACACTCTTCTGGCTGGAGTATCGGAACGAGGAGCATGGGAATACGACGGCGCGTAGG from Purpureocillium takamizusanense chromosome 3, complete sequence includes:
- a CDS encoding uncharacterized protein (COG:J~BUSCO:EOG092654LJ~EggNog:ENOG503Q36I); translated protein: MSQHVGLTRLAYSRVWHSISASAPHQTLTTQPGVTPPSLGRLASRIAVLLMGKNKPIFDPSTDCGDYVVVTNCAALHVTGHKKWRKMYYRHSTRPGSLKSLTMDALMEKQGGSEILRKAVRGMLPKNRLRDKRLARLKAFEGDAHPYKQNLIRFGGVVVGSEGWDKAVQVLRQKDTERL
- the CCS1 gene encoding copper chaperone (EggNog:ENOG503NZHY~COG:P), with the protein product MSLLRGVLPRVALASSFGLLAGYCAYRYKTAPHGPLEEGKVIGNMTVKNTFQTQFAVPLSCEGCVTAVSDQLYKLGGITRVQGNLQDQLISVEGSAAPSAIVEAVQATGRDAILRGSGASDSAAVSILETFADRVEGRDNDDQDRDVRGLARMVQVSPERTLVDLTVRGVAPGTYRASIRAYGDLKDGATSTGPVWSGENGQEKGTLGVVEVGADGRGAAFVDHPFQIWEVIGHAMVLTKQDEDSSKPLHNDENTVVGVIARSAGMWENDKTVCSCTGKTLWEERKEELKKGML
- a CDS encoding Factor independent urate hydroxylase (EggNog:ENOG503NWXW~COG:Q), whose protein sequence is MPYVSSARYGKDNVRVLKVTRDASTGIQYVTEMTVCCLLEGDIDSSYTRADNSVVVATDSIKNTTFIMAKQHPVTPPELFASILGNHFIQKYNHIHAANVRVITKRWNRMDVDGKPHPHSFIKDAGETRNVEARASRRDGIAITSSIAGLSVLKSTGSAFHGFVRDEYTTLPETWDRILATDVDARWNWKVFPDLRAVERSIPKFDRAWEAARNITLKLFAEDNSASVQNTMYKMCEQILEAVPEVDNVAYALPNNHNFELDLTWHKGLKNTGEDAEVYVPQSNPNGLIKCEVSRDGRNPNIVRAKI